From a single Anaerolineae bacterium genomic region:
- a CDS encoding GrpB family protein, translating into MIVIINGPCGIGKTSVAWELNSRFDRAVMLDGDYLGAVHPFEIYDDARIAYLYHTFHHLIAYHLAQGDYHNFVLNYVFETPESLAEVRHLLSDLDDEIYAFRLTASTEEIEARIRKREQESDANLRWYLRRYQELVDIQTRAAARGDMGFVIDTTGLDAAQVAEMIWQNLREAVELVPYNPSWPAQFEAERAKIAAALGNLALEIQHIGSTAVPGLEAKPVIDTMVVVAHLADAARCIAPLQTLGYTFVDYPQNTDRRFFRKGVPRTHHLHIVAAGSQSLADHLGFRNALRADPQLRQEYRELKRTLSTKYKNDRARYSESKGAFVEKVLAKWKG; encoded by the coding sequence ATGATCGTTATCATCAACGGCCCGTGCGGCATTGGCAAAACCTCGGTGGCCTGGGAATTGAACAGCCGCTTTGACCGGGCGGTGATGCTGGACGGGGATTACCTGGGCGCAGTGCATCCCTTTGAGATCTATGACGACGCGCGCATAGCTTACCTTTACCACACTTTTCACCACCTGATTGCCTACCACCTTGCGCAGGGCGACTATCATAACTTTGTGCTTAACTACGTTTTTGAAACGCCGGAGTCGCTGGCCGAAGTGCGCCATTTGTTGTCGGATTTGGATGATGAGATTTACGCCTTTCGCCTGACCGCCTCAACTGAAGAAATCGAGGCCCGTATCCGCAAACGCGAGCAGGAATCAGATGCCAATTTGCGCTGGTATTTACGGCGCTACCAGGAGCTGGTTGATATTCAAACCCGGGCCGCCGCTCGCGGCGATATGGGTTTTGTGATTGACACTACCGGCCTGGATGCCGCGCAAGTGGCCGAGATGATCTGGCAAAATCTCCGCGAGGCTGTTGAACTGGTTCCCTACAATCCCAGCTGGCCTGCGCAATTTGAGGCCGAAAGAGCTAAAATTGCCGCCGCCCTGGGCAACCTGGCCCTGGAGATTCAGCACATCGGCAGCACGGCCGTGCCCGGGCTAGAGGCTAAACCCGTTATTGATACAATGGTGGTGGTGGCTCACCTGGCCGACGCGGCCCGCTGTATTGCCCCGCTGCAAACTCTTGGCTACACCTTTGTTGATTATCCCCAAAACACCGACCGCCGTTTTTTTCGCAAGGGCGTCCCTCGCACGCATCACCTGCATATTGTGGCCGCCGGCAGCCAATCCCTGGCCGATCACCTGGGCTTCCGCAATGCCTTGCGGGCCGACCCGCAATTGCGGCAAGAATACCGCGAATTGAAGCGCACCCTATCCACAAAATACAAAAACGACCGGGCCAGGTATAGTGAAAGCAAGGGCGCTTTTGTGGAAAAAGTGCTGGCCAAATGGAAGGGATGA